In Mustela erminea isolate mMusErm1 chromosome 20, mMusErm1.Pri, whole genome shotgun sequence, the sequence CTTCACTCTAGAGGAGACTGATGAAAGTGTATAAATTCTGTGCCAGGCATTCATCTGTACCAAACTATTGACTATGCCCAGACGTAGGAaggccccctccccgcctgctcatttttttctttccctcccatgTTCTAGCATCCCCCTTCCCATATCATGTGGGTAGTGGGTAGATGGGGACACTAGTTCCCAAGAGAATAGCCAGTGTCTGATCTCTGGGGGTCCTCACCCTGACTTCTTGACCGGgagaccgtgtgtgtgtgtttgtgtgtgtgtgtgtgtgtgtgtgtgtgtgtgtgtgtgtgtgtgtgtgagggctCCTAGATTGGCCTGGGTTTCCCGTGGGAAAACCACCTTCACAGTGAGCCTCCACTTAGAGctcctggtttggggatcgggTGAGTTTAGAGGTTCCCAGGGCAGACTCCCACCAAAGGCATCTCCCATTCACACCACCTCAGGGATCCTCTTCGCCTGGCGTGATGGGGGAGGCTGAAAACCAATAGCGGACAAACACCTGGGTGAGCCCCCTTCGCACCCCATCTCCATGGCAACTGCTCCTCCTGGAAAAGCAGTCAGCAAAGTTCATAACCTCTGATGAGGGAATAGTTGCCaatcatttctatttatttaacagatagttTATGTAAGTGCTCACCCTGTGTCAACTACTGTCCTAAAACCTCATTATTTTAAGCACAACGATCCCACAGGATGGGTACCGTGAACACACCCCTAGTTTGCAGAGGAGGAACCTGAGGCAAGAAAGGTTAAATCCGTTTGTCCAGGGTCACAGGGTACTAGCAGGTGGCAAGGGCAGAACTTGTAAACCAGAAGATCTCTCTCGGAAGTTCGCCCTGCTCGGTaaggagctgggctgggagggctAGCCCAGCCCGTGGCCTTCAGGCAGGCAGCACTGTCCTCTCACAAGGAATCTAGCCTGCATTCTTTCCAGCCTCTGCAGGCCCTAGCTCGTGGAGAAATGGAGCGTGCTGCTTCACCACCTGCCGGAGGCTTCTGGCCCCTCTACGGGTGGGGGTTgtggacagagagagtgagagagagagagacagagacagagatagtatATTTAAGAGCCTCTGAATGAGTCACATTTCTGAGAGCCTGCCTGGCAGCAAAGGTAATTAGTATGTGAGCCGAGGCTTGTGCGTTCGTTCACATTTGCTCATTCCTCCTTTTGAGGAGCCGCACGCCTACATCTCCTGGGTTTGTTGCCATATATTTATCCCGTGCCGATCAGCCTTGCCTGCGGCTGACTTGAAACCTCTAATCTGGCATTGTTCCCTTTGGGATTGCTCCGTTGGTGGGAGGAAGCACCAAGGGGCTGATGCGGAGGCTGGGGCTTACCTGACAAGTGGGAGCCACCTGCTTGGTCCCTGGCAGAGTTGGCGAGGCAGAGCGTACTGGGGCCATGGCTCCTGGCTTCCCCGGCTGCACGGGTCCAAGCTTCTCACACTTCTGTGTGCCCAAGGGTCTGAGCGCATTTGGAGCTTGCCTGGCGGGCTTGTTAAAATGGAGGGGGCTAGGCCCAACCCCACCAAGGGTCTGCATTTCCAGCGAGCTCCCTGGTGACCCTGCTGCTATTGGCCATCTGAAGATGGACTTGACTTGACTTGGACTTGAACCTTTCAGGCCATCAGTTCTTTCCTCTGTAAGAGAGCAATGAGAACACCTGTCCTTCAGGAGTAACATGAGGGTTGAGACTACTCTTACCGATTCATTGGTTCGGCAGCTGGGCTGTCGAACCGTGCGGCAGGTGCTAGCAGATCAGTGCAGAACGAGACAGACACAGCCCTGGACACGGGAGAGCAGGGAGTGGACCCAAaggtaataaaatatttggaaaattgtgGCACGTGCTACAAAGACAAAATCAGGACTGGTGTAGAGtataatggggggggggcaggagagacTGGCCAGCAAGGGTTCACTCACCAGGTGACATTTCTAGAGCCCTGGTGTGTAGTAAGAGCCCAAGTAACAAGAGTACAGTTGTTTGCCGCTTCACTCCACcactttctagctctgtgacctccAACAAGCCAGCTGACCTCCACGTTTTACTTCCAATAAAACGGAGATAGTAGTAGTACCAGGCTCGTAGCGTCATTATGCAGATTATAAGGCATTCGTATGTGTGCCGTGCGTGAAGGTGTGCCTGCAGTGTGGTGAGCACCGTGAGTTAGTTATTGTCATTGTCACTCTGGCAGCAGTAGAAAACTCTAGAGGGCAATTCTGAATCTCCCCAGAAATCCTAGATGAGCCAGGCTCCACTTCATCCTGTGGGGCTGTGAGGAGCCCTCCTGATCATCCTAGACACCTCCTGGGCATCCTTAACAATGATAATGATCCACGAGAGACAAGTGGATTCCACTAAAGCTCCTGGCCGTCTTGGGTGGCACCCACATGCCTAGACATTGGGTAGGGAGGACTTCCTAGAAGAAGGGGGCCACATGATGTGGGAGGAGTCATAGAACTTCCTTGGGGGTGAGCAACACAAACCCAGCTCAACCTGgcttaatctaaaaaaaaagaaaaaaaaggcacgTTTATTGGCTGGATGAGTAGTGGCTGGACCATGAGTCTGACTGCCACATCTGGGTGCATCCTCACCCCAAATTTGCTTGCATGCAATGCTGGGATGCATGTTTTAGAAGCATCTCTTGCCAGATGCCTTCTGCCCGGAACCTGCCTTCTCTCCTCAAGAGGCAAAGGTGACGATCCCTATAGCAGCAGACCCCTTCTCATTTGGTGGCATCAATAATTTATCCCAATCAATGGCTTCACAGCCAAGGCAGGATCAGAGCTGCTCGTGGAATCCCtgaaaggagcagagagggggagagagaggtggtCGATACTGCATTTACTTAAGGAAGCCCCAGGGAGGAGCGGGAGCTGCCTGGATCCAGCTGGTTACGCCCTCACACATGGGGCAGCGAAGCCAGTGGGTCCAGCCTGAGCTGCCTGGAGACGGGCTCAGAGCAGAGCTGTGTAGGCCGGAGCTTTCTGAAGGCCACGCTCTGTTCAGAAGCAAGAGCTGGTGGCAGGTGGGGCCCAGTCAACATCCACTAAGCATCACCTTTGTGCCAGCACTGGGGGCTAGTGCTTGAGTCCACCCCAGTGGGGTCATCTGGTGATTTTGCATGCCCACTCCcacaggggacatttggcaatgtcagAAGATTTTTGGGTTCGGGGAGTAGGTGTGCTAcgggcatctagtgggtagaggccgtGGGTACTGCTGAATATCCTACAGTACAGAGGATGCCCGCACAGCCAAGAGCAGTGAGACCCGAAATGTCAATGATACCAAGGTTGAGAAGCCCTGGTCTACCCCAGTGAACAGACGGTGTCCCTGTCCTGCACCTTGCAgtggagaaagacagacagaagagCAAGAAGAAGGAAACGGGAGAGACAAAGTGAACAGAcgaggtggggggaaaaaaagagagagactattGGAGCAAAGAAGGAACTAGAACAAGAGGCTCTGGTGAAGAGGAATGGCACTGTGACCTTGGCCGCGGTCGGAAAGGGCAACATTCGGTGGGGGTGAGGAACATTTTCCAAGCCATGGGTTGGGAGCGtttaagcagagggagcaggagagacgAGATGGGAATTGGGTTAAGGCCATTTGCCATGGCTGCTGTGTGGAGCTCAGCTTTCATGGGGACCCAAAAGAGTGCCGAGGGGAATCCTGAAGGCACCCTGGGAAGTACAGACGGGTGCAGTGAGGGTGGGTTCTTTGGAGATCTTTGGGCGAGGTAGGAGGGGTGAGGTAAAGGTGGAACCCAGGACGGTAGTTCATTCTGGATACACTGTTTGAAATGAGGGCATGCTTCTAGGAGCTGggtggtgtgaccttgggcaagtgtcCTAACCTCCTGGAGACCCTGTTTTGTCACCAGTGTAAGGACTGGATGTGCCCAGTGCCTGGCTTAGAGTGAGTCATGGGTAAATATTAAGCCGTTACCATTGAGAGACTGGGAAGAGGCAGTGCATACCATTCTCAGCACAGCGCTGGTCTCATGGCTGTCTCttcaaagttttgttttcattcccttATTTTTGAAGAGGTCAGACGTAgcacagaatataaaaatcaaagaatacaaaagagtATACAGAGAGAGTGaatctctctctcatcctcttctCCAGCCGCTAGCGAGGATGATTCATGATTGTTCACTGTGCCAGATCAAGGCTGCAGATGGGAGCTTAAATCAGGGTCCTGtaccttccccaccccaaccaggGGCTGTGCTGTCGGAAGAAAGGGGTGCCTTTTTCTGACCTGTCAAAGGTGCCTCATGGGCCAGCAGGTTGGAAATGAGGAGGGTCTTAAAGAAGTCAGGAAAGTGGGAATCTTACAGTGCActggtctttttctccctccaaaCATCTCCCCCGTCCTTAATGTTCTGGAACCTTGCCGGtgtcagagagaaagatgaaaaccCACCAGGTGCTGGCCTTCCTCTTGCTCTTCGTGATTGCCTCCGGGGCTTCTGAGAACGCCAGCACTTCCCGGGGCTGTGGACTGGATCTCCTCCCTCAGTACGTGTCCCTGTGCGACCTGGACACCATCTGGGGCATCGTGGTGGAGGCGGTGGCTGGGGCAGGCGCCCTGATCACGCTGCTCCTGATGCTCATCCTGTTGGTGCGGCTGCCATTCATCAAGGACAAGGAGAAGAAGGACCCCGTGGGCctccacttcctcttccttctggggACCCTGGGCCTCTTCGGGCTGACTTTCGCCTTCATCATCCGGGAGGACGAGACCATCTGCTCGGTCCGCCGGTTCCTCTGGGGCGTCCTCTTCGcgctctgcttctcctgcctgctgAGCCAGGCGTGGCGCGTGCGGAGGCTGGTGCGCCACGGCAAGAGCCCCTCGGGCTGGCAGCTGGTGGGCGTGGCGCTGTGTCTGATGCTGGTGCAGGCCATCATCGCCATCGAGTGGCTGGTGCTGACCGTGCTGCGCGACGCCAAGCCGGCCTGTGCCTACGAGCCCATGGACTTCGTAATGGCCCTCATCTACGACATGGTTCTGCTCGTGGCCGCCCTGGGGCTGGCGCTCTTCACGCTGTGCGGCAAGTTCAAGAAGTGGAAGCAGAACGGGGCGTGCATCCTGGTCACAGCCTTCCTGTCTGTGCTCATCTGGGTGGCCTGGATGACCATGTACCTGTTTGGCAACGCCGAGCTGCGGCGGGGAGACGCCTGGGGCGACCCCACCCTGGCCATCACCCTGGTGGCCAGCGGCTGGGTCTTCGTCATCTTCCACGCCATCCCGGAGATCCACTGCGCCATCCTGCCAGCGCCGCAGGAGAACACGCCCAACTACTTCGACACCTCGCAGCCGCGGATGCGGGAGACGGCGTTCGAGGAGGACGTGCAGCTGCCACGCACCTACATGGAGAACAAGGCCTTCTCGATGGATGAACACAATGCAGGTAAAAGGGTCGCCGTGCCGCGGGGTGAGGCTCTGGGACCGCTTCCCCCAAAAggactccctccttcctccctagTGGGGATGGGGGGCCCCAGGGGCCAGTCCTGGCTGATGGGAGCCACAGATATTGGGCCCGGTACTTTATCTGGCCCAGGGATGGGTTCTTATTTAGCATTTTTTCCCCGGTCCCTTGCCAAAGAATTTAATATCAAAATCTGGGTTTCTCACCTCTTCTGAAAAGTCAGCTCTGGCAATGCTGGCTTGGCATTCCCACCTGGCAAAGATCGTCTGGAGCTGATCTGAACCAGTATGCGCTGGAAGGTTCCACCTCTCAGGAGTCGGGGCTgctcctttgttttcattttaattccagggtAGTTAATACACAGCGTTGTCTTAGTTTCGggggtacaatatagtgattcagcaactcCATACATTACTCACTGCTCATCAGGGCAGTTGGAGTCTTGATTCCCTTCACCTgcttcacccaaccccccaacctccAACTCCCTCTTCGGTAAccatctgttctctatagttaagaatctcttttttggtttgtctcccgccacccacccccacctttgtttctttgtttgttttgtttcttaattccataTATGACtgaaatggtatttgtctttctcccgCTGTTCGTTGTTCTTTttcgtggctgaataatattccattatatagattaggtatagacatagatatagatataaaccgcatctttatccattcatctgttgatggacatttgagctgcCACTGcagaagacagtatggaggttcctcaaaaaattaaaaatagaagtgcctgggtggctcattcggttgagtgtctgccttcagctcgggctcTGATgtcccggtcctgggatcgagtccccagtggggctccttgctcagcggggagtctgcttctccctctccctctacccctctccctgctccctctcaaataaattagatcttttttaaaaaaattaaaaatagagttaccctatgatccagtaattgggTTGCACTcctggctatttacccaaagaaaatgaacactgattcaaagggatatatacaGCCCTGTGATTACTGCAGGGG encodes:
- the LOC116581040 gene encoding collagen alpha-1(I) chain-like; protein product: MEETNTYWEHLLGKAAAPKSQALLSGEPSQDNTSRRPGPGGDPQDATSHNSSGEERTDGLKGSSPSQVKSIFRWPIAAGSPGSSLEMQTLGGVGPSPLHFNKPARQAPNALRPLGTQKCEKLGPVQPGKPGAMAPVRSASPTLPGTKQVAPTCQRGQKPPAGGEAARSISPRARACRGWKECRLDSL
- the GPRC5B gene encoding G-protein coupled receptor family C group 5 member B isoform X1; this translates as MSHISESLPGSKERKMKTHQVLAFLLLFVIASGASENASTSRGCGLDLLPQYVSLCDLDTIWGIVVEAVAGAGALITLLLMLILLVRLPFIKDKEKKDPVGLHFLFLLGTLGLFGLTFAFIIREDETICSVRRFLWGVLFALCFSCLLSQAWRVRRLVRHGKSPSGWQLVGVALCLMLVQAIIAIEWLVLTVLRDAKPACAYEPMDFVMALIYDMVLLVAALGLALFTLCGKFKKWKQNGACILVTAFLSVLIWVAWMTMYLFGNAELRRGDAWGDPTLAITLVASGWVFVIFHAIPEIHCAILPAPQENTPNYFDTSQPRMRETAFEEDVQLPRTYMENKAFSMDEHNAALRTAGFRNGSLGNRPSAPFRSNVYQPTEMAVVLNGGTIPTAPPSYTGRHLW
- the GPRC5B gene encoding G-protein coupled receptor family C group 5 member B isoform X2: MKTHQVLAFLLLFVIASGASENASTSRGCGLDLLPQYVSLCDLDTIWGIVVEAVAGAGALITLLLMLILLVRLPFIKDKEKKDPVGLHFLFLLGTLGLFGLTFAFIIREDETICSVRRFLWGVLFALCFSCLLSQAWRVRRLVRHGKSPSGWQLVGVALCLMLVQAIIAIEWLVLTVLRDAKPACAYEPMDFVMALIYDMVLLVAALGLALFTLCGKFKKWKQNGACILVTAFLSVLIWVAWMTMYLFGNAELRRGDAWGDPTLAITLVASGWVFVIFHAIPEIHCAILPAPQENTPNYFDTSQPRMRETAFEEDVQLPRTYMENKAFSMDEHNAALRTAGFRNGSLGNRPSAPFRSNVYQPTEMAVVLNGGTIPTAPPSYTGRHLW